Proteins from a single region of Hordeum vulgare subsp. vulgare chromosome 6H, MorexV3_pseudomolecules_assembly, whole genome shotgun sequence:
- the LOC123401848 gene encoding uncharacterized protein LOC123401848, with amino-acid sequence MGNCQAAEVAAAVVQHPGGRVERLYWSAPAAEVMRANPGHYVALVTLRVAEERQDAGARRTVRLTRVKLLKPKETLLLGHVYRLITANEVTKAVQARKEEKLRKARQQLQQLESSTRQSKLRPAADGDDDDDDDEASLDESLDQLARQDGGDGHRSSGARHRQWRPSLHSIDEAAS; translated from the exons ATGGGGAACTGCCAGGCggcggaggtggcggcggcggtggtgcagcACCCGGGCGGGCGGGTGGAGCGGCTCTACTGGTCCGCCCCCGCGGCGGAGGTGATGCGCGCCAACCCGGGCCACTACGTCGCGCTCGTCACGCTCCGGGTCGCCGAGGAGCGCCAGGACGCCGGCGCCCGCCGAACCGTGCGCCTCACCCGCGTCAAGCTCCTCAAGCCCAAGGAGACGCTCCTCCTCGGCCACGTCTACCGCCTCATCACCGCCAACG AGGTGACCAAGGCCGTACAggcgaggaaggaggagaagctgAGGAAGGCGCGGCAGCAGCTCCAGCAGCTGGAGTCTTCGACGCGGCAGAGCAAACTGCGGCCGGCGGCCGAcggtgacgacgatgacgacgacgacgaggccaGCTTGGATGAGAGTCTCGATCAG TTGGCGCGGCAGGACGGAGGAGACGGCCACCGGAGCTCCGGCGCCCGGCACCGGCAATGGCGGCCCTCGCTGCACAGCATCGACGAGGCCGCGAGCTGA